The Azospirillum baldaniorum genome segment CCTTCGCCAGCGCCATGCACGAGCTGTGGGAGACGGCGCTGGCCGCGCTCGACGCGGGGTCCGTGCTGGTCACCAGCCCGGCGCATCTGACCCGGCTGGCTGGGATCGCGCCGCTGCCACCGTCGCGGCGTCCGGCGCTGGTGCTGTCGGCCGGAGCCCCTCTCCCGGAGCCCGCTGCGCGGGAGGCGGCGGCCGTCTTCGGCACGCCGGTCACCGAGATCTTCGGCAGCACCGAAACCGGAGCCATCGCCCACCGCCGCCGCGAGGCCGGTGATCCGTCCTGGCGCCCGCTGCCCGGCGTCGTCGCCGGACGCACCCCGGACGGTCGCCTGCGGGTCGGCGCGACGCATGTCGAGGGCCGGGAGCATATCGGCTCGGACCTCGTGGAGATGGCCGAGGACGGCGGCTTCCGTGTCCTTGGCCGCGCCGACCGGATCGCGAAGGTGGAGGGCAAGCGCGTCAGCCTGCCCGAGGTGGAGGCGCAGCTGCGCCGGTCCCCCCTGGTGGCCGACGCCGCCGTGCTGACGCTGGAGCAGCTCTGCGCCGTCGTGGTGCCGAGCGCCGAGGGCGTGGCGCGCCTGGCGGACCTCGGCGCCTTCCGCTTCGGCCGCCTGCTGCGCCGGGAATTGTCCACCGTTCAGGAGCCCGCCGGCCTGCCGCGCCGCTGGCGTTTCGTGAGCCGTTTGCCGGATGGTGCGCTGGGCAAGCGTCGCCATGCCGACATCGCCGCCCTGTTCGAGGAGAGCGCCCTGCCTGAGATCGCTACACATCGGCCGACCACCCCCGACGTCCGCGCCGTCCGGCCGCTCGCCGACGGGGTGGAACTGGACCTCTTCATTCCCGGCGACCTTGCGCAGCTCGATGGTCATTTCCCCGGCATGCCGATCGTGCCGGGCGTGGCGCAGATCGATTGGGC includes the following:
- a CDS encoding AMP-binding protein, coding for MTAIPLSRLLAVGRPDDAPVADGVTFARFRADVAGNAARLKGCRRGLLVAPDGYWGAVGLLALLHAGAEVTIPPNAQPGTLAALTADGAVPVGGDLGGNLGPGGAGMALAPLDPETPLTFFTSGSTGEPKRVVRTLGMLEAEALATEAVLGRLAGATARVHATVPHQHVYGLNFRLLWPLVTGRPFASAMHELWETALAALDAGSVLVTSPAHLTRLAGIAPLPPSRRPALVLSAGAPLPEPAAREAAAVFGTPVTEIFGSTETGAIAHRRREAGDPSWRPLPGVVAGRTPDGRLRVGATHVEGREHIGSDLVEMAEDGGFRVLGRADRIAKVEGKRVSLPEVEAQLRRSPLVADAAVLTLEQLCAVVVPSAEGVARLADLGAFRFGRLLRRELSTVQEPAGLPRRWRFVSRLPDGALGKRRHADIAALFEESALPEIATHRPTTPDVRAVRPLADGVELDLFIPGDLAQLDGHFPGMPIVPGVAQIDWAVMFANTHLGLGIEAAQSLQVKFRRVTVPDTLVTLALRHAPARRRLTFEYRCGDETLSSGSIGVEGIAP